A single Henriciella sp. AS95 DNA region contains:
- a CDS encoding GtrA family protein, whose product MKRFIGFLSVGVVGFLVDAGVLLIALQYLGPYSARAISFAAAVATTYTLNRLFVFRAGRDQPGWATGFGLFVAANSVGGAINLGVYSLLVASGLAWISLPLIATGIGSVAGAVANFTLTARFVFPVAKAFGEEPPVDPNA is encoded by the coding sequence TTGAAGCGTTTTATCGGATTTCTGAGCGTTGGTGTTGTCGGCTTCCTGGTCGATGCCGGGGTGCTGCTGATCGCCCTGCAATATCTTGGCCCGTATAGTGCGCGTGCCATATCATTCGCAGCCGCCGTCGCGACAACTTACACACTCAACCGCCTCTTCGTTTTCCGGGCGGGGCGCGACCAGCCTGGATGGGCAACAGGCTTTGGCCTGTTCGTCGCCGCGAACTCCGTCGGCGGCGCGATCAATCTCGGCGTCTATTCCCTGCTTGTTGCGTCCGGCCTTGCCTGGATCAGCCTGCCGCTCATCGCAACAGGCATCGGATCTGTTGCCGGCGCGGTCGCGAACTTCACTCTGACCGCCCGCTTCGTCTTCCCCGTCGCAAAGGCCTTCGGCGAAGAACCGCCTGTCGACCCCAACGCCTAG
- a CDS encoding dipeptidase, with translation MISTFKKSLLAGAITVSAAACTPEAAETGSVILPNEAGPTHSQTAPALGVAADVIDLHQSMLVMDTHLDTPAFFHTDDYTFSDRGSFGKDGTQVDLPRMNEGGLDGGFWVIYTPQGPLDEASYDAARNSALLRQMAIREFAAKYSDKVELAFTADDAERIAGEGKKVVFQSIENSYPLGTDVSLLETFYIGGVRMVGPVHGRDNQFADSATDVSSEAFGGLSPLGEELVAKANELGMILDASHAADETVYDMIEASTTPLIFSHTGVDGMYEHFRNVPDELLVAVAEDGGVIQMNALGAYLELLEPSPERSEALDALTAEYGAFSDMDTETMDAYREARKSVDAQFPAPQSTFEKFMEQVLYSLELVGPDHVGMGADWDGGGGVKGMIDITFLPKVTAALLEAGYSEEDIQKFWSGNMLRLLREAEAARTSTLTSPTILN, from the coding sequence ATGATCTCGACGTTCAAGAAGTCCCTGCTGGCAGGGGCTATCACTGTTTCTGCTGCGGCCTGCACACCCGAAGCCGCCGAAACCGGCAGCGTGATCCTCCCCAACGAGGCTGGCCCAACGCATTCGCAGACGGCGCCTGCGCTTGGCGTGGCGGCCGATGTCATCGACCTTCATCAATCGATGCTGGTGATGGATACCCATCTTGACACGCCGGCCTTCTTCCACACCGACGATTACACATTCAGTGATCGTGGCAGCTTCGGGAAGGACGGCACGCAGGTGGACCTGCCGCGGATGAATGAAGGCGGTCTGGATGGCGGCTTCTGGGTCATCTACACGCCGCAGGGGCCGCTCGATGAAGCGTCCTATGATGCGGCCCGTAACAGCGCGCTGCTGCGCCAGATGGCGATCCGCGAGTTTGCCGCGAAGTATTCCGACAAGGTCGAGCTTGCCTTCACGGCTGATGATGCCGAACGCATAGCGGGTGAGGGCAAGAAGGTCGTCTTTCAGAGCATCGAGAACTCCTATCCGCTCGGCACGGATGTGTCGCTTCTGGAGACGTTCTACATTGGCGGGGTTCGCATGGTCGGGCCGGTGCATGGCCGCGACAACCAGTTCGCAGATAGCGCGACGGATGTATCGTCTGAAGCCTTTGGCGGGCTCTCTCCGCTTGGCGAGGAGCTGGTCGCGAAGGCCAATGAGCTCGGCATGATCCTGGATGCGTCGCACGCCGCTGACGAGACCGTGTATGACATGATCGAAGCGTCCACGACGCCGTTGATCTTCTCGCATACGGGTGTCGACGGGATGTACGAGCACTTCCGCAATGTGCCCGACGAGTTGCTGGTCGCGGTGGCCGAAGATGGCGGCGTGATCCAGATGAACGCGCTCGGCGCTTATCTCGAACTGCTGGAGCCATCGCCTGAACGCAGTGAGGCGCTCGACGCCCTGACAGCGGAGTATGGCGCCTTTTCAGATATGGATACCGAGACGATGGATGCCTATCGCGAGGCGCGCAAGAGCGTCGACGCCCAGTTCCCGGCGCCGCAATCAACATTTGAAAAGTTCATGGAGCAGGTCCTCTATTCGTTGGAGCTGGTCGGTCCGGACCATGTCGGCATGGGCGCTGACTGGGATGGCGGCGGCGGCGTTAAGGGGATGATCGACATTACCTTCCTGCCAAAGGTGACGGCAGCGCTGCTGGAGGCTGGCTATTCTGAAGAAGACATCCAGAAGTTCTGGTCGGGCAATATGCTACGCCTGCTGCGCGAGGCAGAAGCGGCGCGGACATCGACGCTGACGTCTCCGACAATCCTGAACTAG
- a CDS encoding replication-associated recombination protein A — MSDLFSASGMADEAPRPLADRLRPQTLSEVVGQDHLLGPHGALGRMLKTGRLGSIIFWGPPGVGKTTIARLLAKETDLEFEAISAVFSGVKDLRAAFDRAENRRGMGKGTLLFVDEIHRFNRAQQDGFLPFVEAGVVTLVGATTENPSFEINGALLSRCAVLTLKRLTPEALEELLQRAEELEGRKLPLETRAREALVDMADGDGRYMLNLAEQAFTLADEGKELTAEQLSNALQKRAPAYDKDREEHYNLISALHKSVRGSDPDAALYWFARMITGGEDPLYLARRLVRMASEDIGLADPTSLMIANEAARTYERLGSPEGELALAHAVVHMATAPKSNAVYVAWKAAQRSAKETGSLMPPKHILNAPTSFMKDEGYGKDYNYDHNAEDGFSGQNYFPDGMAREQFYDPKGEGREGPIAERLKRWAELRKKKGG; from the coding sequence ATGAGCGATCTCTTTTCTGCATCTGGTATGGCCGATGAGGCGCCGCGGCCTCTGGCTGACCGGCTTCGTCCGCAAACGCTGTCCGAAGTGGTCGGGCAGGATCATCTGCTCGGCCCCCATGGCGCGCTGGGGCGGATGCTGAAGACGGGGCGGCTTGGCTCGATCATCTTCTGGGGCCCGCCCGGTGTCGGCAAGACGACGATTGCGCGGCTGCTGGCCAAGGAAACCGATCTCGAATTCGAGGCGATCAGCGCGGTCTTCTCCGGTGTGAAGGATCTGCGCGCTGCCTTCGACCGGGCCGAGAACCGGCGCGGCATGGGCAAGGGCACGCTGCTCTTCGTGGACGAGATCCACCGCTTCAACCGCGCCCAGCAGGATGGCTTCCTGCCCTTCGTCGAGGCGGGCGTCGTGACGCTTGTCGGCGCGACGACGGAGAACCCCAGTTTCGAGATCAATGGCGCTCTCCTGTCTCGCTGCGCGGTCCTGACCCTGAAACGTCTGACGCCGGAGGCGCTGGAGGAGTTGCTGCAGCGGGCTGAAGAGCTGGAAGGCCGCAAACTGCCGCTTGAAACTCGTGCCCGCGAGGCGCTGGTGGACATGGCTGATGGCGATGGCCGCTACATGCTGAACCTTGCCGAGCAGGCGTTCACGCTCGCTGACGAAGGCAAAGAGCTGACGGCCGAGCAACTCTCCAACGCGCTCCAGAAACGCGCACCCGCTTACGACAAGGACCGCGAAGAGCATTACAACCTCATCTCGGCGCTGCATAAGTCCGTGCGCGGGTCTGACCCGGACGCGGCGCTCTACTGGTTCGCCCGGATGATCACCGGGGGCGAAGATCCGCTCTATCTCGCCCGGCGGCTCGTGCGCATGGCGTCTGAGGACATCGGCCTTGCAGACCCGACCTCGCTCATGATCGCCAATGAGGCGGCCCGCACCTATGAGCGGCTCGGCAGCCCGGAAGGCGAACTTGCACTCGCCCACGCCGTCGTCCACATGGCGACCGCACCGAAATCGAACGCGGTGTACGTCGCGTGGAAAGCGGCGCAGCGCTCAGCCAAGGAAACCGGCTCCCTGATGCCGCCCAAACATATCCTCAACGCGCCGACCTCGTTCATGAAGGATGAGGGCTACGGGAAGGATTATAACTATGATCACAACGCCGAGGATGGATTTTCTGGTCAGAACTACTTCCCGGACGGAATGGCGCGGGAACAGTTCTACGACCCGAAGGGCGAAGGCCGCGAAGGCCCGATCGCCGAGCGGCTGAAACGCTGGGCAGAGCTGCGCAAGAAGAAGGGTGGTTAG
- a CDS encoding TauD/TfdA family dioxygenase has translation MTLTIEQSGQACGATVTGLNLNLQLNDETIAEIRRAWLTHHVLAFPDQSLSDDDLERFTQYFGPFGDDPYIAPIEGREHIIAVKRKADETGPVFAETWHSDWSFQKSPPAGTCLYGITIPPVGGDTLFTNQHKALDDMPDDLRKQLEGKMAVHSARNGYGKTGLYGQADTGRSMDIKPSDDALATQLHPIIRKHPETGREGLFGCAGYIIGIQGMDEEEGFALLTDLYRWQTRPEFQYRHKWQPDMLVMWDNRSCLHMATGGYQGHDRLLHRTTIGARAAA, from the coding sequence ATGACACTGACCATAGAACAAAGCGGTCAGGCCTGCGGCGCAACGGTCACCGGCCTTAACCTGAACCTGCAACTCAACGACGAAACCATTGCCGAGATCCGGCGGGCCTGGCTCACGCACCACGTCCTCGCCTTTCCCGATCAGAGCCTCAGCGATGATGACCTTGAACGCTTCACCCAGTATTTCGGACCATTCGGAGACGATCCGTACATCGCGCCTATTGAAGGCCGCGAGCACATCATCGCGGTGAAACGCAAGGCCGACGAGACCGGCCCTGTCTTCGCCGAGACATGGCATTCCGACTGGAGCTTCCAGAAAAGCCCGCCCGCCGGGACCTGCCTCTATGGCATCACCATCCCGCCGGTCGGCGGCGACACGCTGTTCACCAACCAGCACAAGGCGCTCGACGACATGCCGGACGATCTACGCAAACAGCTCGAGGGCAAGATGGCGGTGCATTCGGCGCGCAACGGCTATGGCAAGACCGGTCTCTATGGGCAGGCCGACACGGGCCGCAGCATGGACATCAAACCCTCCGACGATGCTCTCGCAACCCAGCTCCACCCGATTATCCGCAAGCACCCGGAAACCGGCCGCGAGGGCCTGTTCGGCTGCGCTGGGTATATTATCGGCATTCAGGGCATGGACGAGGAGGAAGGCTTCGCGCTGCTCACCGACCTCTATCGCTGGCAGACGCGGCCGGAGTTCCAGTATCGCCACAAATGGCAACCGGACATGCTCGTCATGTGGGACAATCGCTCCTGCCTGCACATGGCCACCGGCGGCTATCAGGGCCACGACCGCCTGCTCCACCGCACGACCATCGGGGCGCGCGCCGCCGCCTAG
- a CDS encoding Fe2+-dependent dioxygenase: protein MLITIPDILDAAALSEVRDLLAKTAWADGRKTAGPEAARVKRNEQADLKSRSGTTLHTRLKDAITKNAVFQAAAQPARLSRLLVSRSGEGQGYGTHVDNALMGAGANRIRTDLSFTLFLSDPKDYEGGELTIDWAGMVHSMKLEAGSLLLYPSTSLHRVEAVTSGQRIVCVGWVQSQVRTSEQRDILFDLANLKASMRGSLPGDAPEHLALSKIVANLRRLWAEN from the coding sequence ATGCTGATTACAATTCCTGACATATTGGACGCCGCCGCACTGAGTGAAGTGCGTGATCTTCTGGCGAAAACTGCCTGGGCCGATGGGCGCAAGACAGCCGGTCCTGAGGCGGCCAGGGTGAAGCGCAATGAGCAGGCCGATCTCAAGTCACGCTCCGGTACCACGCTCCATACCAGGCTGAAGGACGCGATCACGAAGAACGCCGTCTTTCAGGCCGCAGCGCAGCCGGCTCGTCTGTCCCGCCTGCTCGTCAGCCGGAGCGGCGAAGGGCAGGGCTATGGCACGCATGTCGACAATGCGCTGATGGGCGCAGGCGCGAACCGTATCCGTACCGATCTCTCCTTCACGCTGTTTCTCAGCGACCCGAAGGATTATGAGGGCGGAGAGCTGACCATCGACTGGGCCGGTATGGTCCATTCGATGAAGCTCGAGGCCGGATCCCTTCTTCTCTATCCGTCGACCAGCCTTCACCGGGTGGAGGCGGTCACATCCGGCCAGCGCATTGTCTGCGTCGGCTGGGTGCAGAGCCAGGTCCGCACCAGTGAGCAGCGCGATATCCTCTTCGACCTCGCCAATCTCAAAGCGTCCATGCGCGGCTCTCTGCCGGGCGACGCGCCGGAGCATCTCGCGCTCTCAAAGATCGTCGCGAATCTGCGCCGCCTCTGGGCCGAAAACTGA